A window of Mycolicibacterium holsaticum DSM 44478 = JCM 12374 genomic DNA:
CCCGGGGTTCTCGTTCACCGGGTTCGCCCGCGCGATCAAGAACAACCTCTCCGGGGAAAACCTGCAGGGCGGCTCCACCATCACCCAGCAGTACGTGAAGAACGCGCTGGTGGGCTCCGAACGCGCCGGGGTGGGCGGTTTGATCCGCAAGGCCAAGGAACTGGTCATCTCGACGAAGATGTCCGGCGAGTGGTCCAAAGACCAAGTGTTGCAGTCGTATCTGAACATCATCTACTTCGGCCGGGGCTCCTACGGGGTGGCTGCGGCGTCGCGGGCTTACTTCAACAAGCCGGTCGAGGAGTTGACGGTCGCTGAGGGGGCGTTGCTGGCCGCGCTCATCCAGCGGCCGTCCGGGCTGGATCCGGCGGTGAACCTGGAAGGCGCCACCGAGCGGTGGAACTGGGTGCTCGACGGCATGGTGGAGATCGGCGCGTTGACCCCCAGCGAGCGTGCCGCCCAGGTGTTTCCTGCGACGGTGCCGCCGGAGTTGGCGCGCTCCCAGAACCTGACCACCGGTCCGAACGGGTTGATCGAGCGTCAGGTGAAGCAGGAACTTCTCGACCTGTTCGACATCACCGAGAAGACGCTCAACACCGAGGGTCTGCAGATCACCACGACGATCGACCCCGATGCGCAGGAGGCCGCCGTGGACGCCGCGGCGGAGTACCTCGAGGGCCAGGACCCCGACATGCGGACCGCGATCGTGTCGATCGATCCGCGCACCGGCGGGGTGCAGGCCTACTACGGCGGCGACGACGCCAACGGGTTCGACTTCGCCCAGGCCGGGCTGCCGACGGGGTCGGCGTTCAAGGTGTTCGCGTTGGTTGCGGCGCTGCAGCAGGGGATGGGGCTGGGCACTCAGGTCGACAGTTCACCGTTGACGGTCAACGGCATCGAAATCTCCAACGTCGAGGGCGGCAGCTGCGGAACCTGCAACATCGCCGAGGCGCTGAAGCGCTCGCTGAACACCAGCTACTACCGGTTGATGCTGAAGTTGAAGAACGGACCGGAGGACGTCGCCAAGGCCGCGCACCAGGCCGGTATCGCCGAGAGCTTCCCGGGTGTGGAGCACACCCTGTCCGAAGACGGTCAGGGCGGCCCGCCCAACAACGGGATCGTGTTGGGCCAGTACCAGACCCGGGTGATCGACATGGCGTCGGCCTACGCCACGCTGGCCGCATCGGGCGTCTACCACAAACCGCACTTCGTGCAGAAGGTGGTCAACGCCCAGGGGGATGTGCTGTTCGACGCGTCGCAGCAGGACACCGAGGGTGAGCAGCGCATCGAGAAGAAGGTCGCCGACAACGTCACGGCGGCGATGCAGCCGATCGCGGCGTACTCCAACGGTCATGCGCTGGCCGGGGGGCGCCCGTCGGCGGCGAAGACAGGCACCAATCAGCTCGGCGACACCGGCGACAACCGGGACGCCTGGATGGTCGGGTTCACACCGTCGCTGTCGACGGCGGTGTGGGTGGGCACCACCGACGGCGACAAGCCGCTGGAGAACAAGTGGGGCTCACCGGTTTACGGCTCCGGTATCCCGTCGGACATCTGGAAGGCCACGATGGACGGGGCGCTGAAGGGCACCGACGTGGAGACGTTCCCCAAGCCCGAGGAAATCGGCGGCTACGCGGGTGTGCCGCAGGCGCCGGTCGCGCCGCGAACCACCGCACCGGAGGCGCCGCCGCCGGATGCGCCGCCGTCGCAGACGGTCATCCAACCGACTCTTGAACTGGCGCCGGGCATCACGATTCCGTGGGGGCCGCCCACCACCGTGCCCGTCGGTCCGCCAGCGCCCGTCGGCGCGCCTGCTCCACCGGGCCCGCCTGTCCCCGAACCGCCGCCGCCGGCGCCGGGCCCGCCGCCCGGCCCCCTGCCGCCCCCGTGACCCAACCCGACGTCGAATCGCCGGCGCCGCTCGCGGGTGTGGAATCGCCGGCTCCGCCGGCAGGTGTGGAATCGCCGGCTCCGCCGGCAGAAGACAGGCGGAGCCTGGACCACCGCGACCTGCCCAGCCGCACCGACACCATCGGCGCCGCGCTGTCGGATGTGATCGGCGGGCCCGTTGGCAAACACGCGCTGATCGGCAGACAACGGTTCCTCACGCCGCTGCGGGTGATGCTGATCCTGGCGCTGGTGTTCCTCGCGCTGGGTTATTCGACCAAGGCCGCGTGCCTGCAGACCACCGGGACCGGCACCGCCGATCAGCGCGTCGGCAACTGGGAGAACCAGCGGGCCTATTACCAGCTGTGCTACTCGGACACCGTTCCGCT
This region includes:
- a CDS encoding transglycosylase domain-containing protein; this encodes MSEPEARRPDGAGRHRPPQDAPSADRTRPVAPDDRHTSVLPPVRDQPPPHLRDPIDVVKAALDGTPAPKPAPPSPPPPPPRRPPQGGRPPAGGPPPRRPGQHKSVNWTWVRRGLLAAAIVFLVLPTVTFAMAYLIVDVPKPGDIRTNQVSTILASDGSELAKIVPPEGNRVDVDIDQIPVHVRNAVMAAEDRNFYSNPGFSFTGFARAIKNNLSGENLQGGSTITQQYVKNALVGSERAGVGGLIRKAKELVISTKMSGEWSKDQVLQSYLNIIYFGRGSYGVAAASRAYFNKPVEELTVAEGALLAALIQRPSGLDPAVNLEGATERWNWVLDGMVEIGALTPSERAAQVFPATVPPELARSQNLTTGPNGLIERQVKQELLDLFDITEKTLNTEGLQITTTIDPDAQEAAVDAAAEYLEGQDPDMRTAIVSIDPRTGGVQAYYGGDDANGFDFAQAGLPTGSAFKVFALVAALQQGMGLGTQVDSSPLTVNGIEISNVEGGSCGTCNIAEALKRSLNTSYYRLMLKLKNGPEDVAKAAHQAGIAESFPGVEHTLSEDGQGGPPNNGIVLGQYQTRVIDMASAYATLAASGVYHKPHFVQKVVNAQGDVLFDASQQDTEGEQRIEKKVADNVTAAMQPIAAYSNGHALAGGRPSAAKTGTNQLGDTGDNRDAWMVGFTPSLSTAVWVGTTDGDKPLENKWGSPVYGSGIPSDIWKATMDGALKGTDVETFPKPEEIGGYAGVPQAPVAPRTTAPEAPPPDAPPSQTVIQPTLELAPGITIPWGPPTTVPVGPPAPVGAPAPPGPPVPEPPPPAPGPPPGPLPPP